One Nostoc sp. UHCC 0302 DNA window includes the following coding sequences:
- a CDS encoding FAD-binding protein, which translates to MLETLTTDFELKLEADVLVIGGGPAGTWAAWSAASSGAKVVLVDKGYCGTTGCAAASGNGVWYVPPDQEAREAAMASRESLGGFLSNRKWMDRVLNQTYVNINRLAEWGYPFPTDDEGKPYRRSLQGPEYMRLMRRQIKRAGVKILDHSPALELLVDEDGAVGGATGVNRQTGSRWAVRTKATIIATGGCAFLSKALGCNVLTGDGYLMAAEAGAEMSGMEFSNAYGISPAFSSVTKTLFYKWATFTYEDGTVIPGAGSQKGRSVIAETLLQQPVYAIIDKAPESMRASMRLAQPNFFLPFDRAGIDPFTQRFPVTLRLEGTVRGTGGIRILDDSCATSVRGLYAAGDAATRELICGGFTGGGSHNAAWAISSGYWSGKSATEYATSLDEILTQRRVKGVGEVALQSRSAHSSSTFATDEVIQAVQAEVFPYERNYFRTEQGLTESLGRLNYLWQEIQTQVTSGKELIRAREAAAMVATARWMYSSAIERKETRGMHRHLDYPQQDNHQQHYLISGGLDQVWVKAQPLNGVEKSSSKVGVAA; encoded by the coding sequence ATGCTAGAGACGTTAACAACTGATTTTGAACTCAAATTAGAAGCAGATGTGCTTGTGATTGGAGGCGGGCCAGCAGGTACTTGGGCAGCGTGGAGTGCTGCATCTAGTGGGGCTAAGGTTGTACTCGTAGATAAAGGGTACTGTGGTACTACAGGATGCGCTGCTGCGTCAGGTAATGGTGTTTGGTACGTGCCACCCGATCAAGAAGCGCGGGAAGCAGCAATGGCGAGCCGGGAATCATTGGGTGGATTCTTATCTAACCGTAAGTGGATGGATCGGGTACTGAATCAGACCTACGTCAACATCAATCGGTTAGCAGAGTGGGGTTATCCCTTTCCTACAGACGACGAAGGTAAACCCTATCGGCGATCGCTGCAAGGGCCAGAATATATGCGGCTGATGCGGCGGCAAATTAAAAGGGCAGGAGTAAAGATTTTAGACCACAGCCCAGCTTTGGAATTATTGGTTGATGAAGATGGTGCTGTTGGTGGTGCAACTGGTGTCAACCGTCAGACTGGTAGCAGATGGGCAGTACGAACAAAAGCCACAATCATCGCTACCGGCGGCTGTGCATTTTTGAGCAAAGCGTTAGGATGCAACGTCTTAACGGGGGATGGTTATTTAATGGCAGCAGAAGCTGGGGCCGAGATGTCAGGCATGGAATTTTCCAACGCTTATGGCATCTCTCCCGCTTTTTCTTCAGTCACCAAAACCCTCTTTTATAAATGGGCAACCTTCACCTACGAAGACGGTACTGTGATTCCGGGGGCAGGTTCCCAGAAAGGACGTTCAGTAATAGCAGAGACATTGCTGCAACAGCCAGTTTACGCCATCATAGATAAAGCACCTGAATCGATGCGGGCATCTATGCGTTTAGCGCAACCCAACTTCTTCTTACCCTTTGACCGTGCAGGTATCGATCCATTCACTCAACGGTTCCCTGTTACCTTGCGTTTAGAAGGGACTGTGCGTGGTACAGGTGGAATCAGAATTTTAGATGATAGCTGTGCAACTTCTGTAAGAGGACTCTATGCTGCTGGAGATGCAGCCACACGCGAATTAATTTGTGGCGGCTTTACTGGTGGTGGTAGCCACAATGCTGCTTGGGCAATTTCTTCTGGCTATTGGTCAGGTAAGTCTGCCACCGAATATGCCACTAGTTTAGATGAAATATTAACTCAGCGCCGTGTCAAGGGAGTTGGGGAAGTAGCATTACAATCAAGAAGCGCTCATTCTTCCTCAACTTTTGCCACTGATGAAGTCATTCAGGCGGTACAAGCTGAAGTATTTCCCTACGAGCGGAATTATTTCCGTACAGAACAAGGCTTAACCGAGTCTCTTGGTAGACTAAATTATCTTTGGCAAGAAATCCAAACCCAGGTAACATCAGGGAAAGAGCTTATTAGAGCGCGGGAAGCAGCGGCAATGGTGGCCACAGCCAGATGGATGTATAGCAGTGCCATTGAACGTAAAGAGACTCGTGGGATGCACAGACATCTAGACTATCCTCAGCAAGATAATCATCAGCAACATTACCTGATTAGTGGTGGCTTAGATCAAGTATGGGTCAAAGCACAGCCACTAAATGGTGTAGAAAAATCTTCATCTAAAGTTGGGGTGGCGGCGTGA
- a CDS encoding 4Fe-4S binding protein: MIELVSESRCVKCNICVDVCPTNVFDLVPGAPPTIARKSDCQTCYMCELYCPVDALYVAPESDISSSVNEAELAEAGLLGSYRENVGWGPKRTSTAKIDQTFQILKQIK, translated from the coding sequence GTGATTGAATTGGTCAGCGAGTCAAGATGCGTGAAGTGTAATATCTGCGTCGATGTTTGCCCAACCAACGTATTTGACCTTGTGCCTGGCGCTCCGCCAACGATAGCACGCAAGAGTGACTGCCAAACCTGTTATATGTGCGAATTGTATTGCCCTGTTGACGCTCTTTATGTTGCACCAGAAAGTGATATCTCTAGTTCAGTCAACGAGGCAGAATTGGCAGAAGCAGGGTTACTAGGTAGTTACCGTGAAAATGTTGGTTGGGGGCCGAAACGGACATCAACAGCAAAAATTGATCAAACATTCCAGATACTCAAGCAGATCAAGTAG
- a CDS encoding ABC transporter substrate-binding protein, which translates to MLSLAVGKGSINQNRFTSRWSILGACFLLLLTTACSQSEIKSTQSANATDTSSVVASSASILRIGYVGTTQPTGPLGWAKRKGILERELQKAGFKNITFARFPNGPDLNEALVAGQLDVGFLGDTPAIVLRARGVETRLIRITQFNTTAWLVAKKNGPRTLAELKGQKIATQKGSYMHRYLLGLLDESKIAKDVKVVHLMTTEAKSALERGDVAAYATSSDLGPFLKSQGFPVIDSSANHNGLSGTSLVVATENFLAKQPNFPEKLNAVLTEATKDLKANSEEYYKYHAETTKYPLEIIKVSYPLKQISEEPLPPEGVKLLEGTKNFLVSQHLAKSNFQLTDWVAK; encoded by the coding sequence ATGCTGTCGTTAGCAGTAGGAAAAGGTTCTATCAATCAAAATAGATTTACTTCAAGATGGTCAATATTAGGAGCTTGTTTCCTACTGCTACTAACTACAGCGTGTAGCCAAAGTGAAATAAAATCCACTCAGTCTGCAAATGCCACTGATACTAGCTCTGTTGTTGCATCTAGTGCTTCTATCCTACGCATAGGCTATGTAGGTACTACCCAACCCACAGGGCCACTTGGTTGGGCAAAGCGTAAGGGAATATTAGAGCGTGAGTTGCAAAAAGCCGGATTTAAAAATATTACATTTGCCCGATTTCCTAATGGGCCGGATCTCAACGAGGCTTTAGTAGCAGGTCAATTAGATGTTGGTTTTTTAGGCGATACACCAGCAATAGTTTTGAGAGCTAGGGGTGTTGAAACCCGATTAATTCGGATCACTCAATTTAATACAACTGCTTGGTTAGTAGCGAAAAAGAATGGCCCCCGCACACTTGCTGAACTTAAAGGCCAGAAAATAGCTACTCAGAAAGGTTCTTATATGCATCGATACCTACTGGGTTTGTTAGATGAATCTAAAATTGCCAAAGATGTAAAAGTTGTTCACTTGATGACTACTGAGGCCAAGTCTGCTCTAGAACGTGGTGATGTGGCAGCTTATGCAACTTCAAGCGATTTGGGGCCTTTTCTCAAATCGCAAGGGTTTCCAGTGATTGATTCTTCTGCAAATCATAATGGTCTTTCTGGGACATCATTAGTAGTTGCAACCGAAAACTTTCTAGCTAAACAGCCTAATTTCCCAGAGAAGTTGAACGCAGTCTTGACAGAAGCAACTAAAGATTTAAAAGCAAATTCTGAAGAATACTATAAATACCACGCCGAGACTACTAAATACCCACTCGAAATTATCAAAGTATCTTATCCACTCAAACAAATATCAGAAGAACCATTACCGCCAGAGGGAGTGAAACTTTTAGAAGGCACAAAGAATTTTTTAGTCTCGCAACATTTGGCAAAGTCAAATTTTCAACTAACTGACTGGGTTGCTAAGTAA
- a CDS encoding amidohydrolase family protein, translating to MTIALDRPQQKSKSAQIREKLGYPIIDTDVHTQEFEPAVLDYLEQIGGTAIAQRFKEHLPGASRFKWYKQTWEERFAYRTNRPNWWGRPTKDTLNLATISLPKLLHERLQEAGTDFAVLYPNLATLAPNIGNEEMRRAVCRAVNTYHADIFRPYSDRLTPIAAIPLHTPEEGIEELEYAVNVLGLKAIQIPGYVRRPIPAFEKYGKEVANEVVWLDNFGLDSQYDYDPFWAKCVELKVVPTTHASSQGWTTQRSVTNAQYNHINHFAFAAEALCKSLFFGGVTRRFPQLRFAFLEGGSAWGTSLYTDILWHWETRNKEHLLANNNPAIVDKEALVELYTRYGGELVHGRLDKLGDGLGFHSKHFAPQDPGELDEFELAGIEKPEDVRDRFLNHFYFGTESDDTRVAHAFNRKANPFGDRVKAFLGSDSGHWDVPDITAVTANAYSMVENEIITEEDLQYFLSIHPLELYTSLNRDFFKGTAVEKAADEYLVVHQPKIAV from the coding sequence ATGACAATTGCATTAGACCGTCCACAACAAAAATCCAAGTCTGCTCAGATTAGAGAAAAACTTGGTTATCCCATTATCGACACCGATGTACATACGCAGGAATTTGAGCCAGCAGTCTTAGATTATTTAGAGCAAATTGGTGGAACTGCGATCGCACAACGTTTCAAAGAGCATTTACCAGGGGCTTCTCGCTTTAAGTGGTACAAACAAACCTGGGAAGAACGTTTTGCTTATCGCACAAATCGCCCTAACTGGTGGGGTCGTCCGACAAAAGATACTCTAAATTTAGCTACGATTAGCTTGCCGAAGTTACTACATGAGCGCTTGCAAGAAGCAGGTACAGACTTTGCTGTTTTATATCCTAACTTGGCAACTCTCGCCCCAAATATCGGTAACGAAGAGATGCGGCGTGCAGTCTGTCGGGCAGTTAACACTTACCATGCAGACATTTTCCGTCCCTATTCTGACCGCCTAACACCCATCGCTGCTATTCCGTTGCATACTCCCGAAGAGGGAATTGAAGAGTTGGAATATGCGGTTAATGTTTTAGGACTCAAAGCAATTCAAATCCCTGGTTATGTTCGCCGTCCGATTCCAGCTTTTGAGAAGTATGGGAAAGAAGTGGCTAACGAAGTAGTTTGGCTGGATAACTTTGGTTTAGATAGCCAGTATGATTACGATCCATTCTGGGCGAAGTGCGTAGAACTCAAAGTAGTACCCACAACTCACGCTTCTAGCCAAGGTTGGACTACTCAACGTTCAGTGACTAATGCCCAGTACAATCACATTAATCACTTTGCTTTTGCTGCGGAAGCATTGTGCAAATCGTTGTTCTTTGGTGGCGTTACTCGTCGCTTCCCTCAATTAAGATTTGCCTTCTTAGAAGGTGGTTCAGCTTGGGGTACAAGTTTATATACAGATATTCTCTGGCATTGGGAAACTCGCAACAAAGAGCATTTGTTGGCAAATAATAACCCCGCCATTGTCGATAAAGAAGCACTAGTAGAACTATACACTCGTTATGGTGGCGAACTAGTACATGGTCGCTTGGATAAACTCGGTGATGGTCTAGGTTTCCACAGCAAACATTTCGCTCCTCAAGACCCAGGCGAACTGGATGAATTTGAACTCGCAGGAATTGAGAAACCCGAAGATGTACGCGACCGCTTCCTCAATCACTTCTACTTCGGTACAGAATCAGATGATACCCGTGTAGCTCATGCCTTCAATCGTAAGGCGAATCCTTTTGGCGATAGGGTTAAAGCATTCTTGGGTTCTGACTCTGGTCACTGGGATGTACCCGATATCACCGCTGTCACCGCCAACGCCTACTCAATGGTAGAAAACGAAATTATTACTGAAGAAGACTTGCAGTATTTCTTGTCGATTCATCCATTAGAGTTGTACACCAGCCTCAACCGTGACTTCTTCAAAGGTACAGCTGTGGAGAAAGCCGCAGACGAGTATCTAGTAGTTCACCAACCCAAAATTGCTGTGTAG
- a CDS encoding amidohydrolase family protein — protein MTIALERPTQKTKSAQIREKLGYPIIDTDVHTQEFPPAFLDYLEQVAGTAIAQRFQEHLPGTSRSKWFQQTWEERRTYRTTRPPFWTRPTNDALNLATVSLPKLLHERLQEAGTDFAVVYPNLATLAPHIGNEEMRRAVCRAANTYHADIFRAYSDRLTPIATIPMHTPEEAIEELEYAVKVLGLKAIQIPGHIRRPIPAFEKYGEEVANEAIWIDTFGLDSKYDYDPFWAKCVELKVVPTTHSSGMGWINRRSISNYQYNHIGHFAAAAEALCKSLFLGGVTHRFPTLKFAFLEGGSAWGASLYADLIWHWDTRNKDHMLENNNPANINREELLEYFVRYGDELVRGRAEQLGSGLGFHGSNELISTDNPGNLDEFELAGVKGPEDVRQRFLNHFYFGTESDDTRVAHAFNRKANPYGDRVKAFLGSDSGHWDVPDITAVTANAYSMVERGIITEEDLHHFLSVHPLELYTSLNRDFFKGTVVEKAADEFLATGS, from the coding sequence ATGACGATCGCACTAGAACGCCCAACACAAAAAACTAAATCTGCTCAAATTCGCGAAAAACTCGGTTATCCCATCATTGATACTGATGTGCATACCCAAGAATTTCCCCCAGCATTCTTGGATTATTTAGAACAAGTTGCTGGAACGGCTATTGCTCAACGCTTCCAAGAACACTTACCTGGAACATCTCGCTCAAAATGGTTCCAGCAAACTTGGGAAGAACGCCGCACTTACCGCACTACACGTCCTCCCTTTTGGACTCGTCCTACCAATGATGCCTTAAATTTAGCTACTGTTAGCTTGCCGAAATTGCTGCATGAACGTCTGCAAGAAGCAGGGACAGACTTTGCAGTAGTCTACCCCAACTTGGCAACTCTCGCCCCACACATTGGTAATGAGGAAATGCGGCGTGCAGTCTGTCGCGCAGCTAATACCTATCATGCAGATATTTTCCGTGCTTATAGCGATCGCTTAACACCAATTGCCACAATTCCGATGCACACCCCGGAAGAAGCAATTGAAGAGTTGGAATATGCAGTCAAGGTTTTGGGACTTAAAGCAATCCAAATCCCCGGACATATCCGTCGCCCAATTCCCGCTTTTGAGAAGTATGGGGAAGAAGTCGCAAATGAAGCTATTTGGATTGACACATTTGGTTTAGATAGCAAATACGACTATGATCCTTTTTGGGCCAAGTGTGTAGAACTCAAAGTAGTACCCACGACTCACTCAAGTGGAATGGGCTGGATCAATCGCCGTTCGATTTCCAACTATCAATACAACCACATTGGACATTTTGCCGCCGCAGCAGAAGCACTATGTAAATCGTTGTTCTTGGGTGGTGTAACTCACCGCTTCCCAACATTAAAATTTGCCTTCTTGGAAGGAGGTTCAGCTTGGGGTGCGAGTTTGTATGCTGATTTGATTTGGCACTGGGACACCCGCAACAAAGACCATATGTTGGAGAACAACAACCCTGCTAATATCAATCGCGAAGAACTCCTAGAGTACTTTGTTCGCTATGGTGACGAACTCGTGCGTGGCCGTGCAGAACAACTAGGTAGTGGTTTAGGCTTCCACGGTAGCAACGAATTAATATCTACAGACAACCCAGGTAACCTGGATGAGTTTGAACTAGCAGGGGTGAAGGGGCCAGAAGATGTGCGTCAGCGCTTCTTGAATCATTTCTACTTCGGTACGGAATCAGATGATACCCGTGTAGCTCATGCATTTAATCGTAAAGCGAATCCTTATGGCGATCGCGTCAAAGCATTCTTAGGTTCTGATTCCGGTCATTGGGATGTACCAGATATCACTGCTGTCACTGCCAACGCCTACTCAATGGTAGAACGCGGCATTATCACTGAAGAAGACTTGCACCATTTCCTCTCAGTCCATCCATTGGAGTTGTACACAAGCCTCAATCGTGACTTCTTCAAGGGTACGGTCGTTGAGAAAGCCGCAGACGAATTTCTAGCGACTGGGAGCTAG
- a CDS encoding acyl-CoA dehydrogenase family protein — MIAPHCLENTKDDLIMVLDITKPKDYIDLAASLSKELAQSAVARDAEAGVPEEEIKKLRESGLLPLIVPKQYGGIGATWIDALKIVRKLSKADGSIGQLYGNHLNLTALGHVSGTAAQKEKYYRETAKNNLFWANAINTRDTRLKITPEGENFRVNGIKSFGTGISVADLRVFSAVQDGVELPFIFVIPKDREGLISNQDWDNIGQRRTDSGSYRFNNVLVEKDEILGPTDPPNNAFSTFLGIIAQLTKVNVYLGITKGAFAAAREYTKTTTRPWITSGVESATQDPYILHHYGDFWVEIQAAVALADQAAQKVQAAWDKDIALSPEERGEVAIAVSAAKVLATRVGIDITNRIFEVTGTRATATKYGFDRYWRDLRTFTLHDPIDYKLRAIGDWVLNNELPTITQYS, encoded by the coding sequence TTGATTGCTCCCCACTGCCTAGAAAATACCAAGGATGATTTGATTATGGTGCTAGATATTACAAAACCAAAAGACTATATAGACCTAGCAGCTTCTTTATCCAAGGAACTTGCTCAATCGGCAGTTGCACGGGATGCTGAAGCTGGAGTTCCAGAAGAGGAAATTAAGAAACTGCGTGAAAGTGGCTTGCTGCCATTGATTGTACCTAAGCAATATGGTGGGATTGGGGCAACTTGGATAGATGCTTTAAAAATCGTCAGAAAGTTATCAAAAGCTGATGGATCAATTGGCCAATTGTATGGAAATCATTTGAATTTGACAGCTTTAGGTCATGTTTCTGGTACGGCAGCCCAAAAAGAAAAATATTATAGAGAAACTGCTAAAAATAACTTATTTTGGGCAAACGCTATCAATACACGAGACACACGGCTGAAAATTACTCCAGAAGGCGAGAATTTTCGAGTTAATGGTATAAAAAGTTTTGGTACAGGTATTTCTGTTGCAGATTTGCGGGTATTTTCCGCTGTGCAAGATGGCGTAGAGTTACCATTTATATTTGTTATTCCTAAAGACAGGGAAGGGCTAATCTCTAATCAAGATTGGGATAATATTGGGCAACGTCGTACTGATAGCGGCAGTTATAGATTTAACAATGTCTTAGTTGAGAAAGATGAGATTTTAGGGCCTACCGACCCTCCTAATAATGCCTTTTCAACCTTTCTCGGTATTATTGCACAGTTAACCAAAGTCAATGTATACCTGGGAATTACTAAAGGGGCTTTCGCCGCAGCACGTGAGTATACCAAAACTACTACTCGACCGTGGATTACATCAGGGGTAGAAAGTGCGACTCAAGACCCATATATTCTGCATCATTACGGTGATTTTTGGGTGGAGATTCAAGCAGCAGTTGCTTTAGCTGACCAAGCAGCCCAGAAAGTGCAAGCAGCATGGGACAAAGATATAGCACTCTCACCTGAAGAGAGAGGAGAAGTAGCGATCGCAGTTTCTGCCGCCAAAGTATTAGCTACACGAGTAGGTATAGATATTACCAATCGCATCTTTGAAGTTACCGGAACCCGTGCTACAGCAACCAAATATGGGTTTGACCGTTACTGGCGGGATTTGCGAACCTTTACCCTCCATGATCCAATAGACTACAAACTGCGAGCGATCGGTGATTGGGTGCTGAATAATGAGTTACCTACTATCACCCAATATTCATAG
- a CDS encoding class I SAM-dependent methyltransferase — MTQLKTLPTYDPTLFEGAAEGYAQYRTKYPPAVFDKLGEIFNLNGQGRLLDLGTGPGLISIPLRTKFEEVVAIDPDPDMLKEAQRQAAAVGANNITWLEQGAELIDSSLGKFRLATIGRAFHWMERELVLERLYELLTDDGGLALLNTGDNPWDSALPWKQAALGVVKKWLGDRRRTGQRGEGTRKPVDPPHEVVIANSAFARQEVYEVAFEKSWTVDSYLGYLYTTAFSLKIFYGDNAPVFEKDLKEALLAVEPSGHFTEELKASILVAWKH; from the coding sequence ATGACTCAACTAAAAACACTTCCTACCTATGATCCAACCTTATTTGAAGGAGCCGCAGAAGGCTACGCTCAATATAGAACTAAATACCCACCTGCTGTATTCGATAAACTAGGCGAAATATTTAATCTCAATGGTCAAGGACGACTCCTTGATTTGGGTACTGGCCCAGGATTAATTTCAATTCCTTTACGAACTAAATTTGAGGAAGTTGTTGCTATTGATCCAGATCCAGATATGCTCAAAGAAGCTCAACGGCAAGCAGCAGCAGTTGGAGCAAATAATATTACTTGGTTAGAACAAGGGGCAGAGTTAATCGACTCTAGTTTAGGGAAATTTAGGTTAGCTACAATTGGTAGAGCCTTCCACTGGATGGAACGCGAACTAGTGCTTGAACGCCTTTATGAATTGCTTACTGATGATGGTGGTTTAGCACTGCTCAACACTGGTGATAACCCTTGGGATAGCGCTCTCCCTTGGAAGCAAGCTGCTCTTGGAGTAGTCAAAAAATGGTTAGGCGATCGCCGACGGACTGGACAACGTGGCGAAGGTACTCGTAAGCCTGTCGATCCTCCCCATGAAGTTGTAATTGCCAATTCAGCTTTTGCTCGTCAAGAAGTGTATGAAGTAGCCTTTGAAAAATCTTGGACAGTTGATAGCTATCTTGGCTATTTATACACTACAGCCTTCTCTCTCAAGATTTTCTATGGCGATAATGCTCCAGTATTTGAAAAGGATCTTAAAGAAGCATTACTGGCTGTTGAGCCATCTGGACATTTTACAGAAGAACTCAAAGCTTCAATATTAGTTGCTTGGAAGCACTAA
- a CDS encoding aliphatic sulfonate ABC transporter substrate-binding protein, which produces MPALKPKFEFRKSQRITRRSLLFALGYCLILSTALSSCGQTKNNSQQSATSTGTESSSSTTEKQSNNQVVRIVRSKQLSALAVLEKQGSLEKRLEPLGFKVQWAEFAAGPQQLEALNANGLDIASTAESPPVFSQAAGAPLVYLSTTQPSGKSISLLVPVNSPIKTVADLKGKKVAFQKASIGHYLLVKALEGAGLKLSDVQSVFLAPADANAAFSQNKVDAWFIWEPFATRNEQKKVGRVLVDGGKLRDTGNFYSTSRQFYQAHPDVIKVFLEELEKAEIWTKDHPKEVAQLLAPVTQLDPPTLETMHSKYDYGLLPITEKVINKQQEVADKWYSLGLIPKKVNVRDGFLTPEEYAKITPSEVLANK; this is translated from the coding sequence ATGCCAGCTTTAAAACCAAAGTTTGAATTCAGAAAAAGCCAGAGAATAACACGCCGTTCTTTACTGTTTGCTCTAGGCTACTGCTTAATCTTATCGACTGCTCTATCAAGTTGTGGTCAAACAAAAAATAATAGTCAACAGTCAGCAACTTCAACAGGTACAGAATCTTCATCTAGCACTACAGAGAAGCAAAGTAATAACCAAGTAGTAAGAATTGTACGGTCAAAGCAACTATCTGCTCTAGCAGTTTTAGAAAAGCAAGGTTCTTTAGAAAAACGATTAGAGCCTCTCGGTTTTAAAGTACAGTGGGCTGAGTTTGCTGCTGGCCCCCAACAGCTAGAAGCTCTAAATGCAAATGGACTTGATATTGCATCTACAGCAGAGTCCCCTCCTGTATTTTCACAAGCAGCAGGAGCGCCTCTGGTTTATTTATCTACTACACAACCTAGTGGAAAATCAATTTCACTTTTAGTTCCTGTCAACTCTCCGATTAAAACTGTTGCTGATTTGAAAGGTAAAAAAGTAGCTTTCCAGAAAGCCTCTATTGGTCACTACCTGTTAGTTAAAGCTTTAGAAGGAGCAGGATTGAAACTGAGCGATGTCCAATCAGTTTTTTTAGCACCGGCAGACGCAAATGCGGCATTCAGTCAGAACAAAGTGGATGCTTGGTTTATTTGGGAGCCATTCGCAACCAGAAATGAACAAAAGAAAGTAGGCCGTGTCCTAGTAGATGGGGGTAAGTTGCGAGATACTGGCAATTTTTATTCCACCTCACGTCAGTTTTATCAGGCGCACCCTGATGTGATCAAAGTGTTTTTAGAGGAGCTGGAAAAGGCAGAAATCTGGACTAAAGATCATCCCAAAGAAGTAGCACAACTCCTGGCTCCTGTAACTCAGCTAGATCCACCAACTCTAGAAACAATGCACAGTAAATATGACTATGGACTGTTACCGATTACCGAGAAAGTTATCAATAAGCAACAAGAAGTTGCTGACAAGTGGTACAGCTTAGGACTTATTCCCAAGAAGGTGAATGTTAGAGACGGATTTTTGACACCTGAAGAGTATGCAAAAATTACTCCCTCAGAGGTGTTAGCTAATAAGTAG